CTGCCGCGTATCTACGCCCTGGATCCTCAAGAGGCGGAACAAAGCTGGGAAAGTGCTCCGCAGTTGCTGGCCGCGCTGAATGCTGCGCGGCTGGGCGCATGGTGCTGGGAAATCGACACCGGCCGGATCAGTTGGTCGCGGGGCACCCAGGCGTTGTTCGGCTTCGACCCGCGCCAGCCGTTGCCCAAGGACCTGGACTACCTCGACCTGCTGGCACCGGGGGACCGTGCCAGGGTGGTGCGGGCGTTTCATGCGGTGCTGGCTGGCGAGCCGACCGAGCACGCCATGCACCATCGCATTGCCTGGCCCGATGGGACCCAGCACTGGCTGGAGATCAGCGGCAGCCTGGTGCCCGACAAGTCCGGCCGGCGCCAAATGATAGGCGTGATTCGCGAAATCACTCAGCGCAAGCATGCCGAACAAGCGCTCAAGGACAGTCAGGAACGCCTCGACCTGGCCCTGGATTCGGCGCAATTGGGTACCTGGGACTGGCACATTCCCACCGGCATGCTCTATGGCTCGGCACGCGCCGCCCAATTGCACGGCCTGCCGCCGGAACCGTTCCATGAATCCTTCGAAGCGTTTTTCGAAGGCATGCCCGACGAAGAGCGCGAGAACATGCGCAACGCCTATCGCACCCTGCGCGAGGGCCCGGCCGGCAGCTACCAGCTGACTTACCGCGTGCCCATGGAAGACGGCAGCTCGCGCTATCTGGAAAGCCGTGCGCGCCTGTACCGCGATGAACACGGCGCACCGTTGCGCATGGCCGGCACCCTGCTGGACATCACCGACCAGGTGGAACGCGAACAGCGCCTGATCGCCTCCGAAGAAAAATTCGCCAGCCTGTTCCAGGCCAGTCCAGACCCGATCTGTGTGACCTGCCTGGACAACGGCGCGTTTATCGAGATCAACCCCGCCTTTACCCAGACCTTTGGCTGGACAGCCGCCGAGGTGATCGACAAAAGCGCCGAGCAGATCGGCCTGTGGGATGAGTCGAGCAAGCGCCTGCAGCGGATCGAGCGGGTCATCCGCGAGCAGGCGCTGAGCAATGTGGCGCTTGTGGTGCATCACAAGGACGGCCAGAGCCTCACCTGCGTGGTTTCCAGCCGCCTGATCAAGGTCGGCGACCAGCCGTGCATCGTCACCACGTTGCGGGACATCACCCAGCAACAACGCTCGGAAGCCGCCCTGAAGGCCAGCGAAGAGAAATTCGCCAAGGCGTTCCATTCCAGCCCCGATGCGATTTCCATCACCGAGCGCGACACCGGCCGCTATGTGGAGGTCAACGACGGCTTCTGCCGCCTGACCGGCTACCGCGCCGAGGAAGCCATTGGCCTGACGTTTTACCAGATCGGCATCTGGGCCGACGAAAACCAACGCGCCGCATTGTTGGCCCAATTGCAGATCAAAGGCCGTATCAGCCACCTGGAAATGCTCTGGCACAACAAGCGCGGCGAGTTGCTGGCGGTGGAAGTTTCGGTGGAGCCCATCACCTTGAATGAAACCCCGTGCCTGCTGCTGACCGCCCGGGACGTGAGCCTGCTGAAAAACGCCCAGGCGCAGATCCGCCACCTGGCCTACCACGACCCGCTGACCAACCTGCCCAACCGCGCCCTGCTGATGGACCGCCTGAGCCAGCAAATCGCCCTGCTCAAGCGTCACAACCTGCGCGGCGCGCTGCTGTTCCTTGATCTTGACCACTTCAAGCACATCAACGATTCCCTCGGGCATCCGGTAGGCGACACGGTGCTGAAAATCGTCACCGCGCGCCTGGAAGCCAGCGTGCGCATGGAAGACACCGTGGCGCGCCTGGGCGGCGATGAATTCGTGGTGCTGTTCAGCGGCCTGGAGGGCTCGCGCATGACAGTCAGCCGCCAGGTGCAGGGGCTGGCCGATACCCTGCGCGAGCTGCTCTCGGAGCCGATGTTCCTCGATGGCCACCGCCTGCAAGTCACACCGAGTATCGGTGTGGCGCTGATTCCCGATCATGGCTCCACGCCGGCGGACTTGCTCAAGCGCGCCGACATCGCGCTGTACCGTGCCAAGGATTCAGGACGCAATACCACGCAGATGTTCCACAACAGCATGCAGAAAACCGCCAGCGAACGCCTGCGTATGGAGACCGACCTGCGCCTGGCCCTGTCGCGCGGTGAGTTCAGCGTGCACTTCCAGCCGCAAGTGGATGCGCGTGGCAACAAGATTGTCGGCGCCGAGGCGCTGGTGCGCTGGCAGCATCCGCAACTGGGCGCGCAATCGCCGTCCGAATTTATCAAGGTGCTTGAAGACAGCGGCCTGATCCTTGAAGTCGGCACCTGGATCCTCGATGAAGCCTGCGCCGCCTTTGAACTGTTGATCGCGGAAGGCTTGATAGACCCGTTGAATTTCAGCCTGTGTGTGAACATCAGCCCCCGGCAGTTTCGCCAGAACGACTTCGTGGAGCGGGTCGAACGCAGCCTCAAGCAGCACCAACTGCCGTTCAGCCTGCTGAAACTGGAAATTACCGAAGGCATCGTGATCCAGAACCTGGACGACACCATCAGCAAAATGCGCCGCCTGAAGAAACTCGGCGTCAGCTTTGCGATGGATGACTTCGGCACCGGCTATTCATCGCTTACCTACCTCAAGCGGCTGCCGGTGGACGCGCTGAAGATCGACCAATCCTTCGTACGTGACGCCACCCATGACCCCAACGACGCAGAAATCATCCGCGCCATCGTGGCGATGGCCCGCAGCCTGAACCTGGAGGTGATTGCCGAAGGCGTGGAAACCCAGGACCAACTGGCCTTCCTGCAGGGCCTGGGTTGCCATTTGTACCAAGGGTATCTGCACAGCCGGCCGTTGCCCTTGATCGGGTTCCGGGAGCGTTTGCTGGCGGGGGAAAGTCGGGGTTAAACCAGTTTCAGCGCGCGGCCGTCCTTTCGCATCCAGCGCGTGTCTCGCAAGTCGCGCTTGTCGCCATAATCATCAAAGGCGCCCTGAACAACGGCCACCGAATGTCCGTAGTTCGCCAGGGTCCCGGGCACACCTGCCGCCAGTTCCTGCACGCTGCTCGGGCGGATGAACGCGTACAGACCTAGGCGGCGCAACGCATCGCCGGGCATCTCACCGTCGTTCAACGTTTTCAGTGCCGCGTCAAAGCCGGCGCCGGCGCGAAACTCGTGATTCTCCAGCTGGGCACGTTTGGCGCTCGCGGCGTAAAGGAACACGGCGTCGTCAACCAGCCCCTTGTCCGTCCCGTAGAAGTTGGCCGCCGCACGCGCCCTTTCCAATTCGGCGTGAGTCAGGCGCACCGTGCAGCCATCGCGCATGGTGACGGTGAACCCTTGCGGCGTCTCAGTGATTCGCTTGAAGATCCCCAAAGGGTTTTGGCCGTACTTCATCATCGCCGCCTTGATCGCCGACACCGTGACACAATTGCCCTCCACACCCTGATAGAAGCCACCCCAGATATCGGCAGGTTTGGC
Above is a genomic segment from Pseudomonas azadiae containing:
- a CDS encoding GGDEF domain-containing phosphodiesterase, giving the protein MPNPFNSVPPLPRIYALDPQEAEQSWESAPQLLAALNAARLGAWCWEIDTGRISWSRGTQALFGFDPRQPLPKDLDYLDLLAPGDRARVVRAFHAVLAGEPTEHAMHHRIAWPDGTQHWLEISGSLVPDKSGRRQMIGVIREITQRKHAEQALKDSQERLDLALDSAQLGTWDWHIPTGMLYGSARAAQLHGLPPEPFHESFEAFFEGMPDEERENMRNAYRTLREGPAGSYQLTYRVPMEDGSSRYLESRARLYRDEHGAPLRMAGTLLDITDQVEREQRLIASEEKFASLFQASPDPICVTCLDNGAFIEINPAFTQTFGWTAAEVIDKSAEQIGLWDESSKRLQRIERVIREQALSNVALVVHHKDGQSLTCVVSSRLIKVGDQPCIVTTLRDITQQQRSEAALKASEEKFAKAFHSSPDAISITERDTGRYVEVNDGFCRLTGYRAEEAIGLTFYQIGIWADENQRAALLAQLQIKGRISHLEMLWHNKRGELLAVEVSVEPITLNETPCLLLTARDVSLLKNAQAQIRHLAYHDPLTNLPNRALLMDRLSQQIALLKRHNLRGALLFLDLDHFKHINDSLGHPVGDTVLKIVTARLEASVRMEDTVARLGGDEFVVLFSGLEGSRMTVSRQVQGLADTLRELLSEPMFLDGHRLQVTPSIGVALIPDHGSTPADLLKRADIALYRAKDSGRNTTQMFHNSMQKTASERLRMETDLRLALSRGEFSVHFQPQVDARGNKIVGAEALVRWQHPQLGAQSPSEFIKVLEDSGLILEVGTWILDEACAAFELLIAEGLIDPLNFSLCVNISPRQFRQNDFVERVERSLKQHQLPFSLLKLEITEGIVIQNLDDTISKMRRLKKLGVSFAMDDFGTGYSSLTYLKRLPVDALKIDQSFVRDATHDPNDAEIIRAIVAMARSLNLEVIAEGVETQDQLAFLQGLGCHLYQGYLHSRPLPLIGFRERLLAGESRG